Proteins from a genomic interval of Paenibacillus lentus:
- a CDS encoding carbohydrate ABC transporter permease: protein MVEDRSVPSRVLNGLNILLLVVITLLCVYPVWYTFVISLSDKAAAGAGEVFLWPKGFTLSSYEMIIADQQFFKSFFISVQRVLYGTLITLFVIVLMAYPLSKTSKQFRSRNIVMWMLIFVMLFNGGLVPWYMTMKSLGMVNNIWGLVLGGGLPVFNVILVMNFYRNLPKEMEESALVDGAGPWRTLFNIFLPLSMPVIATILVFTIVYHWNEFFQALVLMTKNENYPLQSYIRQVTVVVDPSKIDAESAKRLSSSSNQTLNAAKIFISMLPLLVIYPFFQRYFIKGITLGSVKG from the coding sequence ATGGTAGAGGATCGATCGGTTCCTTCCAGAGTATTGAATGGTCTTAACATATTATTGCTAGTTGTGATTACGCTGCTATGCGTCTATCCGGTATGGTACACATTTGTCATCTCTTTGAGTGATAAGGCTGCCGCAGGGGCGGGAGAGGTATTTCTTTGGCCCAAAGGGTTCACGTTATCCTCTTATGAAATGATTATAGCGGACCAGCAATTTTTTAAATCGTTCTTCATATCTGTGCAGCGCGTGCTTTATGGAACGTTAATCACATTGTTCGTCATCGTTCTGATGGCGTATCCGCTCTCGAAGACCTCCAAGCAATTCAGATCACGGAACATTGTCATGTGGATGCTTATTTTTGTCATGCTGTTTAACGGCGGGCTTGTGCCGTGGTACATGACGATGAAATCCCTGGGGATGGTCAACAATATTTGGGGCTTGGTGCTAGGCGGAGGACTGCCGGTGTTTAATGTCATTCTGGTCATGAACTTCTATCGGAATTTGCCGAAGGAAATGGAAGAATCCGCTTTGGTGGACGGGGCTGGACCATGGCGCACGTTGTTTAATATATTCCTGCCTTTATCCATGCCGGTCATTGCCACAATTCTCGTTTTCACCATTGTTTATCACTGGAATGAGTTTTTTCAAGCTTTAGTATTGATGACGAAAAATGAGAATTATCCGCTGCAATCTTATATCCGTCAGGTCACGGTTGTGGTCGATCCATCGAAGATCGATGCGGAATCGGCTAAGCGCTTAAGCAGCTCATCGAACCAAACCTTGAATGCAGCCAAAATATTTATTTCGATGCTTCCGCTGCTTGTCATTTACCCGTTCTTCCAACGATATTTCATTAAGGGTATTACGCTTGGCTCCGTCAAGGGGTAA